A single window of Nocardioides kongjuensis DNA harbors:
- the trpC gene encoding indole-3-glycerol phosphate synthase TrpC, translating to MSAPQASQPTVLDGIVAGVLEDLAARQAVTSEADLRAALADVDPPRDPMPHFRAPGSSVIAEVKRKSPSKGALADIPDPAALASEYAAGGAGAISVLTEQRRFGGSLADLRAVRATVDTPLLRKDFIVTEYQLLEARAAGADLALLMVVSLPGERLRRLHDFARELGLTVLMEVHDEEETARAVEVGAELIGVNARNLKTLEVDLDVFGRLAPLVPDDRVKVAESGIFGPQDVERFVGEGASVVLVGEALVKDGAPRQAVAAMTGIGA from the coding sequence ATGTCGGCCCCCCAGGCCTCCCAGCCCACGGTGCTGGACGGGATCGTCGCCGGAGTGCTCGAGGACCTCGCCGCCCGTCAGGCGGTGACCTCGGAGGCGGACCTGCGAGCCGCGCTCGCTGACGTGGACCCGCCGCGCGACCCGATGCCCCACTTCCGCGCCCCCGGCTCGAGCGTGATCGCCGAGGTGAAGCGCAAGAGCCCGAGCAAGGGCGCGCTCGCCGACATCCCCGACCCGGCAGCGCTCGCGAGCGAGTACGCCGCCGGTGGCGCGGGCGCGATCAGCGTGCTGACCGAGCAGCGCCGCTTCGGCGGCAGCCTCGCCGACCTGCGTGCGGTCCGCGCGACGGTCGACACCCCGCTGTTGCGCAAGGACTTCATCGTCACCGAGTACCAGCTCCTCGAGGCGCGCGCGGCGGGCGCCGACCTGGCGCTGCTGATGGTGGTCTCGCTGCCGGGCGAGCGGCTGCGCCGCCTGCACGACTTCGCCCGCGAGCTCGGTCTCACGGTGCTGATGGAGGTCCACGACGAGGAGGAGACCGCGCGCGCGGTCGAGGTCGGCGCCGAGCTGATCGGCGTCAACGCCCGCAACCTCAAGACGCTCGAGGTCGACCTCGACGTGTTCGGCCGGCTCGCGCCCCTCGTCCCGGACGACCGGGTCAAGGTCGCCGAGTCCGGCATCTTCGGGCCGCAGGACGTCGAGCGGTTCGTCGGCGAGGGCGCCAGCGTGGTGCTCGTCGGCGAGGCGCTCGTGAAGGACGGCGCACCGCGCCAGGCAGTCGCCGCGATGACAGGGATTGGTGCATGA
- the hisF gene encoding imidazole glycerol phosphate synthase subunit HisF, translating into MTLAVRVIPCLDVDAGRVVKGVNFQELRDAGDPVELARLYDAEGADELTFLDISASHEGRATTMDIVSATAEQVFIPLTVGGGVSSVEDVDRLLRAGADKIAVNTAAIRRPELIAEIADRFGNQVLVLSVDARRVVAGSGVTTDSGFEVTTHGGRQSAGLDAIEWAVRAAELGAGEILLNAMDADGTTDGFDLELIRRVRAEVSIPVIASGGAGAVEHFPPAVEAGADAVLAATVFHFGTLRISDVKASLSAAGVPVR; encoded by the coding sequence ATGACCCTCGCGGTCCGGGTCATCCCGTGCCTCGACGTCGACGCCGGCCGCGTGGTCAAGGGCGTGAACTTCCAGGAGCTGCGCGACGCGGGCGACCCGGTCGAGCTGGCCCGTCTGTACGACGCAGAGGGTGCCGACGAGCTCACCTTCCTCGACATCTCCGCCTCCCACGAGGGACGCGCGACCACGATGGACATCGTCTCCGCGACGGCCGAGCAGGTCTTCATCCCGCTCACCGTCGGCGGCGGCGTCTCCTCGGTCGAGGACGTCGACCGGCTGCTGCGGGCCGGTGCCGACAAGATCGCCGTCAACACCGCGGCGATCCGCCGGCCCGAGCTGATCGCCGAGATCGCCGACCGCTTCGGCAACCAGGTGCTCGTCCTCTCCGTCGACGCCCGTCGCGTGGTCGCCGGCTCCGGCGTCACCACGGACTCGGGCTTCGAGGTCACCACCCACGGCGGTCGCCAGTCCGCCGGCCTCGACGCGATCGAGTGGGCCGTCCGCGCCGCCGAGCTCGGTGCGGGCGAGATCCTGCTCAACGCCATGGACGCCGACGGCACCACCGACGGCTTCGACCTCGAGCTGATCCGCAGGGTCCGCGCCGAGGTCTCCATCCCCGTCATCGCCTCCGGCGGCGCCGGCGCCGTCGAGCACTTCCCGCCCGCCGTCGAGGCCGGCGCGGACGCCGTGCTCGCTGCCACCGTCTTCCACTTCGGCACGCTGCGGATCTCGGACGTGAAGGCCTCCCTGTCGGCGGCAGGTGTGCCGGTCCGGTGA
- a CDS encoding Trp biosynthesis-associated membrane protein, whose product MAEDDDGARRTFGPVVLLGLAGSGFAAVAGHKAMLAIPEATLTAAGGIAPTVQERSVEFPLAGALALVALAAWGVLLVTRGIVRRGAALLALLAAAGIIVVVVVGGFVQDDDAAADLATRLGLNLTAIDVERSSWLWIALGCALVALVAAAAAVRLVPSWPEMGSRYDAPTGAGAAGAAASTEDPADQSNLDLWKSLDEGHDPTDSPTDG is encoded by the coding sequence GTGGCTGAGGACGACGACGGCGCCCGCCGTACCTTCGGCCCGGTCGTCCTGCTCGGCCTCGCCGGCAGCGGCTTCGCCGCCGTCGCCGGCCACAAGGCCATGCTCGCGATCCCGGAGGCGACCCTGACCGCGGCCGGCGGCATCGCCCCGACGGTGCAGGAGCGCTCGGTCGAGTTCCCGCTCGCCGGTGCGCTGGCCCTGGTCGCGCTGGCCGCCTGGGGTGTCCTGCTCGTGACCCGCGGCATCGTGCGCCGCGGCGCGGCCCTGCTCGCGCTGCTCGCGGCCGCCGGCATCATCGTCGTGGTCGTGGTCGGCGGGTTCGTGCAGGACGACGACGCCGCGGCCGACCTCGCGACCCGCCTCGGGCTCAACCTCACCGCCATCGACGTCGAGCGCAGCAGCTGGCTGTGGATCGCGCTCGGCTGCGCCCTGGTCGCGCTCGTCGCGGCTGCTGCCGCCGTACGCCTGGTGCCGTCGTGGCCCGAGATGGGCAGCCGGTACGACGCTCCCACGGGCGCCGGCGCGGCCGGCGCGGCCGCCTCGACCGAGGACCCGGCGGACCAGTCGAACCTCGACCTGTGGAAGTCCCTCGACGAGGGTCACGACCCGACCGACAGCCCGACGGACGGCTGA
- the trpB gene encoding tryptophan synthase subunit beta, producing MTKTDSTDNYGADAFGWFGGTGAFGGRFMPEALMAALDELDVAWRDAMADPAFTGEFERLLTDYAGVPSMLYDATRLSEVAGARILLKREDLNHTGAHKIRNVLGQALLTKRMGKTRVIAETGAGQHGVASATAAAYLGLDCTVYMGEVDTERQALNVARMQLLGAEVIPVRSGSRTLKDAINEALRDWVASVDETAYLFGTAAGPHPFPSLVLSFVRGIGDEARQQCLDQYGALPDAVAACVGGGSNAIGLFAGFVDDPEVAIYGFEAGGDGVETGRHAATIFAGSIGVLHGARTFVLQDEDGQTVESHSISAGLDYPGVGPQHSALSAAGRATYLPVTDAEAMDAMALLARTEGIIPAIESAHAVAGALRVAKERPGQTILVNLSGRGDKDMGTAMDWFHLGEAGEKK from the coding sequence ATGACCAAGACGGACTCGACGGACAACTACGGCGCCGACGCGTTCGGCTGGTTCGGGGGGACCGGCGCGTTCGGCGGCCGCTTCATGCCGGAGGCGCTGATGGCAGCGCTCGACGAGCTCGACGTGGCCTGGCGCGACGCGATGGCCGACCCCGCGTTCACCGGAGAGTTCGAGCGGCTCCTCACCGACTACGCCGGCGTCCCGAGCATGTTGTACGACGCCACCCGGCTCTCCGAGGTCGCCGGTGCCCGCATCCTGCTCAAGCGCGAGGACCTCAACCACACCGGCGCCCACAAGATCCGCAACGTGCTCGGCCAGGCGCTGCTCACCAAGCGGATGGGCAAGACCCGCGTGATCGCGGAGACCGGCGCCGGCCAGCACGGCGTCGCGTCGGCCACGGCCGCGGCCTACCTCGGTCTGGACTGCACGGTCTACATGGGCGAGGTCGACACCGAGCGGCAGGCCCTCAACGTGGCCCGGATGCAGCTGCTGGGCGCCGAGGTGATCCCGGTCCGGAGCGGCTCGCGCACGCTCAAGGACGCCATCAACGAGGCGTTGCGCGACTGGGTCGCCAGCGTCGACGAGACGGCGTACCTGTTCGGCACCGCCGCGGGTCCGCACCCGTTCCCGAGCCTGGTCCTCAGCTTCGTGCGGGGGATCGGCGACGAGGCGCGCCAGCAGTGCCTCGACCAGTACGGCGCGCTGCCCGACGCGGTCGCCGCCTGCGTGGGCGGCGGCTCGAACGCGATCGGCCTGTTCGCCGGCTTCGTCGACGACCCCGAGGTCGCGATCTACGGCTTCGAGGCCGGCGGTGACGGCGTCGAGACCGGCCGGCACGCCGCGACCATCTTCGCCGGCTCGATCGGTGTCCTCCACGGTGCGCGCACCTTCGTCCTGCAGGACGAGGACGGCCAGACCGTCGAGTCCCACTCGATCTCGGCCGGCCTGGACTACCCGGGCGTCGGGCCGCAGCACTCCGCGTTGTCGGCGGCCGGGCGGGCGACGTACCTGCCCGTCACCGACGCCGAGGCGATGGACGCGATGGCGCTGCTCGCCCGCACCGAGGGGATCATCCCGGCCATCGAGTCCGCGCACGCCGTCGCCGGCGCGCTGCGGGTCGCCAAGGAGCGCCCGGGCCAGACGATCCTGGTCAACCTGTCCGGTCGTGGCGACAAGGACATGGGCACCGCCATGGACTGGTTCCACCTGGGCGAGGCGGGGGAGAAGAAGTGA
- the priA gene encoding bifunctional 1-(5-phosphoribosyl)-5-((5-phosphoribosylamino)methylideneamino)imidazole-4-carboxamide isomerase/phosphoribosylanthranilate isomerase PriA, with translation MTGYLELLPAVDIKGGQAVQLVQGVDGSEKRFGDPIEAALRWQEAGAEWIHLVDLDAAFGHGNNRELQAEIVGRLDIQVEMSGGIRDDESLEAAMATGCRRVNIGTAALEQPEWCARAIATYGDRVAVGLDVRGRTLAARGWTQEGGDLYETLARLDSEGCARYVVTDVNKDGMLQGPNLQLLEDVCAATSRPVVASGGVTTLDDIRALMKLVPIGVEGAIAGTALYTGQFTLEDALELTRGGLV, from the coding sequence ATGACCGGCTACCTCGAGCTGCTGCCCGCTGTCGACATCAAGGGCGGCCAGGCCGTCCAGCTGGTGCAGGGCGTCGACGGCTCCGAGAAGCGCTTCGGCGACCCGATCGAGGCGGCGCTGCGCTGGCAGGAGGCCGGTGCCGAGTGGATCCACCTCGTCGACCTCGACGCGGCCTTCGGCCACGGCAACAACCGCGAGCTCCAGGCCGAGATCGTCGGTCGCCTCGACATCCAGGTCGAGATGAGTGGCGGCATCCGCGACGACGAGTCCCTGGAGGCGGCGATGGCCACCGGGTGTCGTCGGGTCAACATCGGCACCGCCGCCCTGGAGCAGCCCGAGTGGTGTGCCCGCGCCATCGCGACGTACGGCGACCGCGTGGCAGTGGGACTCGACGTCCGTGGCCGCACGCTGGCCGCGCGCGGCTGGACCCAGGAGGGTGGCGACCTGTACGAGACGCTCGCCCGCCTCGACTCCGAGGGCTGCGCCCGCTACGTCGTCACCGACGTCAACAAGGACGGCATGCTGCAGGGCCCGAACCTCCAGCTCCTCGAGGACGTCTGCGCCGCCACCTCGCGTCCCGTCGTCGCCTCGGGCGGCGTGACGACGCTCGACGACATCCGCGCCCTGATGAAGCTCGTGCCCATCGGCGTCGAGGGCGCGATCGCCGGAACCGCCCTCTACACGGGGCAGTTCACCCTCGAGGACGCGCTCGAGCTGACCCGGGGTGGCCTCGTATGA
- a CDS encoding HGxxPAAW family protein, with amino-acid sequence MADNHGNTPAAWTAVLVALVGFVVGAIGMSVHPLNWTLFWVGTVVVVAGGVTFLVMAKMGFHEAGH; translated from the coding sequence ATGGCCGACAACCACGGCAACACCCCCGCGGCCTGGACCGCCGTCCTCGTCGCGCTCGTCGGCTTCGTCGTGGGAGCGATCGGCATGTCCGTCCACCCGCTGAACTGGACCCTCTTCTGGGTCGGTACCGTCGTCGTCGTCGCCGGTGGCGTCACCTTCCTGGTGATGGCCAAGATGGGCTTCCACGAGGCCGGTCACTGA
- the trpA gene encoding tryptophan synthase subunit alpha, with translation MSTTSTAFEKARAEDRAALVGYLPAGFPDVEASIAALRTMVAAGCDVIEIGLPYSDPVMDGPIIQAAAQQALDAGIRTTDVLRVVEAVAATGTPTLVMTYWNPVERYGVERFAQDLVDAGGAGLITPDLTPDYAPEWMAAADARDLDKVFLVSPSSTDERIALTTAASRGFVYATGIMGVTGTKQATAAGVAPLIARTKATTDLPVGVGVGVSSGAQAADLASYADGVIVGSAFVRTLLDHPGDRAAGLAALAALTEELAGGVRA, from the coding sequence GTGAGCACCACCAGCACCGCGTTCGAGAAGGCGCGGGCCGAGGACCGGGCGGCGCTGGTCGGCTACCTGCCGGCCGGCTTCCCCGACGTCGAGGCCAGCATCGCCGCGCTGAGGACGATGGTCGCCGCCGGCTGCGACGTCATCGAGATCGGCCTGCCCTACAGCGACCCGGTCATGGACGGCCCGATCATCCAGGCCGCCGCCCAGCAGGCCCTCGACGCCGGCATCCGCACCACCGACGTGCTGCGGGTCGTCGAGGCGGTCGCCGCCACCGGAACGCCCACGCTCGTGATGACCTACTGGAACCCCGTCGAGCGGTACGGCGTCGAGCGGTTCGCGCAGGACCTCGTCGACGCCGGGGGAGCGGGCCTGATCACGCCCGACCTCACGCCCGACTACGCACCCGAGTGGATGGCCGCCGCCGACGCGCGCGACCTCGACAAGGTCTTCCTCGTCTCCCCGTCGTCGACCGACGAGCGGATCGCGCTGACCACCGCGGCCTCACGCGGCTTCGTCTACGCCACCGGCATCATGGGCGTCACCGGCACCAAGCAGGCCACCGCTGCGGGCGTCGCCCCGCTGATCGCCCGGACCAAGGCGACCACGGACCTCCCGGTCGGCGTCGGTGTCGGGGTCAGCTCCGGTGCGCAGGCAGCCGACCTGGCGTCGTACGCCGACGGGGTGATCGTCGGCTCCGCCTTCGTCCGCACCCTGCTCGACCACCCCGGCGACCGCGCCGCGGGCCTGGCGGCCCTCGCCGCCCTCACCGAGGAGCTCGCCGGGGGCGTCCGTGCGTAG
- a CDS encoding DUF2752 domain-containing protein, producing MVVAAQPARTDAPARWRRMVPPVALVGGLAAASLALHLRDPHEQGSWGLCPFAAAGFSCPGCGGLRAVNDLTNLQLGAAASSNLLFVLVVPFVVYAVARWTHGRWTGRAWAVPERRVLAMTGLLLAAMLVFAVVRNTAAGAWLAP from the coding sequence ATGGTGGTCGCGGCGCAGCCGGCCCGCACCGACGCTCCGGCGCGGTGGCGCCGGATGGTGCCGCCGGTCGCGCTGGTCGGCGGCCTCGCCGCGGCGAGCCTCGCGCTCCACCTGCGCGACCCGCACGAGCAGGGCAGCTGGGGCCTGTGCCCGTTCGCGGCCGCGGGCTTCTCCTGCCCGGGCTGCGGCGGCCTGCGCGCGGTCAACGACCTCACCAACCTCCAGCTCGGCGCCGCCGCCTCGAGCAACCTGCTCTTCGTGCTGGTCGTCCCGTTCGTCGTCTACGCCGTCGCGCGCTGGACGCACGGCCGCTGGACGGGCCGCGCCTGGGCGGTCCCCGAGCGACGGGTGCTCGCGATGACCGGCCTGCTGCTGGCGGCGATGCTGGTGTTCGCCGTGGTGCGCAACACCGCCGCGGGGGCGTGGCTCGCCCCCTGA
- a CDS encoding ABC transporter transmembrane domain-containing protein, with protein sequence MSTTLSPERGAPEHTRLATGEDIGAWETIRRGIRHSPELVEGIGWTLVLAVLASVGQVVVPIAVQQTIDKGLRGPGGPDPTFTAWLALAATAAIVVTSWASYAMTARLFSSAERGLATLRVKAFRHVHDLPLLTQNTERRGALVSRVTSDVDQVSQFLVFGGLIFVVSVGQMLIATVVMVFYSWQLAIVVWVCFAPLFLSLRYFQRKLAAAYGTVRRQVGVLLSAVSEPVVGAAVVKSYAIEARTQERIDTAIDAHKAASTRAQGFTAFSFSLGGISAGVANAGVLVVGIWLGQGFAWGEGITAGEVLAFAFLVTLFVGPVQMGTQILTDAQNAIAGWRRVIGILDTPADLVDPGPDGQSLPKGAIDVRFDGVCFAYPGGVEVLSDIDLVVPAGQRVAVVGETGSGKSTIAKLLTRLMDPSRGRVLLDGIDLREVAESALRRSVVLVPQEGFLFDDTLAANVRYGRLGATEDEIRRAADTIGLGDWLAGLPDGVDTRVGQRGESLSAGERQLVALLRAQLADPDLLVLDEATSAVDPELETRIGRALERLMSGRTSVTIAHRLSTAEAADVVVVVDKGRIVQHGPHAELVQQADTPYARLHASWVAQHG encoded by the coding sequence GTGAGCACCACGCTGAGCCCGGAACGGGGCGCGCCCGAGCACACCCGCCTCGCGACCGGCGAGGACATCGGCGCCTGGGAGACCATCCGGCGCGGCATCCGTCACTCGCCGGAGCTGGTCGAGGGCATCGGCTGGACGCTGGTCCTCGCCGTGCTCGCCTCGGTCGGGCAGGTCGTCGTACCGATCGCGGTCCAGCAGACCATCGACAAGGGCCTGCGCGGACCCGGTGGACCGGACCCGACGTTCACCGCCTGGCTCGCGCTCGCCGCGACCGCCGCGATCGTGGTGACCAGCTGGGCGTCGTACGCCATGACGGCGCGGCTGTTCTCCTCCGCCGAGCGCGGCCTGGCGACCTTGCGGGTCAAGGCGTTCCGCCACGTCCACGACCTGCCCCTGCTCACCCAGAACACCGAGCGCCGCGGCGCCCTCGTCTCGAGGGTGACCAGCGACGTCGACCAGGTCAGCCAGTTCCTCGTCTTCGGCGGCCTGATCTTCGTGGTCAGCGTCGGGCAGATGCTGATCGCGACCGTGGTCATGGTCTTCTACAGCTGGCAGCTCGCCATCGTGGTGTGGGTCTGCTTCGCCCCGCTCTTCTTGAGCCTGCGCTACTTCCAGCGCAAGCTGGCCGCCGCCTACGGCACCGTACGACGCCAGGTCGGCGTGCTGCTCTCCGCGGTGTCCGAGCCCGTGGTCGGGGCCGCGGTCGTGAAGTCCTACGCGATCGAGGCGCGCACCCAGGAGCGGATCGACACCGCGATCGACGCCCACAAGGCCGCCAGCACCCGCGCCCAGGGCTTCACCGCGTTCTCGTTCAGCCTCGGCGGCATCTCCGCCGGCGTCGCCAACGCCGGCGTGCTCGTCGTCGGCATCTGGCTGGGCCAGGGCTTCGCGTGGGGCGAGGGGATCACGGCCGGCGAGGTGCTCGCCTTCGCGTTCCTGGTGACGCTCTTCGTCGGCCCGGTCCAGATGGGCACCCAGATCCTCACCGACGCCCAGAACGCCATCGCCGGCTGGCGCCGCGTGATCGGCATCCTGGACACCCCGGCCGACCTGGTCGACCCCGGCCCCGACGGGCAGAGCCTGCCCAAGGGCGCGATCGACGTCCGCTTCGACGGGGTCTGCTTCGCCTACCCCGGTGGGGTCGAGGTGCTCAGCGACATCGACCTGGTCGTGCCGGCCGGCCAGCGGGTCGCGGTCGTCGGGGAGACCGGCTCCGGCAAGTCCACCATCGCCAAGCTGCTCACCCGGCTGATGGACCCCAGCCGCGGCCGGGTCCTGCTCGACGGCATCGACCTGCGCGAGGTCGCCGAGAGCGCGCTGCGCCGCAGCGTCGTGCTCGTCCCGCAGGAGGGCTTCCTGTTCGACGACACCCTCGCCGCCAACGTCCGCTACGGCAGGCTGGGCGCCACCGAGGACGAGATCCGCCGGGCCGCCGACACGATCGGCCTCGGCGACTGGCTGGCCGGCCTGCCCGACGGCGTCGACACCCGGGTGGGCCAGCGCGGCGAGTCGCTGTCGGCGGGGGAGCGGCAGCTCGTCGCCCTGCTCCGTGCCCAGCTCGCCGACCCCGACCTGCTCGTCCTCGACGAGGCCACCAGCGCCGTCGATCCCGAGCTGGAGACCCGGATCGGGCGGGCCCTCGAGCGGCTGATGAGCGGGCGTACGTCGGTCACCATCGCCCACCGGCTGTCCACGGCCGAGGCCGCCGACGTCGTCGTTGTCGTCGACAAGGGGCGGATCGTCCAGCACGGCCCGCACGCCGAGCTCGTGCAGCAGGCGGACACGCCCTACGCGAGGCTGCACGCCTCGTGGGTGGCCCAGCACGGCTGA
- the hisI gene encoding phosphoribosyl-AMP cyclohydrolase — protein MEHVTSLPTEIADRLKRTPDGLVPAVVQQHDTGEVLMLAWMDDEALHRTLTTGRATYWSRSRGEYWVKGETSGNPQLVKEVRLDCDGDTLLVKVDQVGVACHTGARTCFDDGLLSG, from the coding sequence ATGGAGCACGTGACTTCCCTCCCCACCGAGATCGCCGACCGTCTCAAGCGCACCCCCGACGGGCTGGTGCCGGCGGTGGTGCAGCAGCACGACACCGGAGAGGTGCTGATGCTCGCGTGGATGGACGACGAGGCGCTGCACCGCACCCTGACCACCGGCCGGGCGACCTACTGGAGCCGCTCGCGGGGCGAGTACTGGGTCAAGGGCGAGACCTCCGGCAACCCGCAGCTGGTCAAGGAGGTCCGGCTCGACTGCGACGGCGACACCCTGCTGGTCAAGGTCGACCAGGTCGGCGTCGCCTGCCACACCGGTGCCCGCACCTGCTTCGACGACGGACTGCTCAGTGGCTGA
- a CDS encoding ABC transporter ATP-binding protein, with protein MSTGSGTTSAGFGVLWVAIRREPWIFAVSTVGSLLFGALTVADAWVLGWSTDHVVLPAFRDGEIGGGLLWAVLGLFVGVAILRAVGIVARRLGAGVMQYRMQAHSRRAVTRQYLRLPMEWHQKHPTGELLSNANADVEAAWGPIAPLPMAVGTVAMMVIAVVQMLLTDLALAAVGLLVFPLVIGVNVVYQRLAQGWATRAQELRAELSEIAHESFDGALVVKTLGREPEETQRFRAKAEELREANIKVGRIRAAFDPTLAALPNLAVLVVLVMGVHRVVSGSTVAGDVVTIAYLLTVVAFPIRSIGWLLGDFPRSVVGYRRVAAVVAATGAMEYGDREVPQHDGGARLEVDGAAFGYTADRPLLREVTFEVEPGRTVALVGATASGKSTLTGLLARLVDVDAGAIRVDGTDLRELRRGGLADVLAVVPQSAFLFDDTVRGNVTLGLDVPDDEVWAALRTAQADGFVAALPDGLDTRLGERGTSLSGGQRQRLSLARALVRRPRLLVLDDATSAVDPEVEARILAGLGETDTTLVVVAYRKATIGLADEVLYLVDGRIADRGPHEDLVARNADYARLVNAYETEHEEVSA; from the coding sequence GTGAGCACAGGAAGCGGTACGACGTCCGCCGGGTTCGGCGTGCTCTGGGTGGCCATCAGGCGCGAGCCCTGGATCTTCGCGGTCTCGACCGTCGGGAGCCTGCTGTTCGGCGCGCTGACCGTCGCCGACGCCTGGGTGCTGGGCTGGTCGACCGACCACGTCGTGCTCCCTGCGTTCAGGGACGGCGAGATCGGCGGCGGCCTGCTGTGGGCGGTGCTCGGGCTGTTCGTCGGCGTCGCGATCCTGCGAGCGGTCGGCATCGTGGCCCGCCGGCTCGGGGCCGGCGTCATGCAGTACCGGATGCAGGCCCACAGCCGCCGCGCCGTCACCCGCCAGTACCTCCGCCTGCCCATGGAGTGGCACCAGAAGCACCCGACCGGCGAGCTGCTGTCCAACGCGAACGCCGACGTCGAGGCGGCCTGGGGACCGATCGCGCCGCTGCCGATGGCCGTCGGGACGGTCGCGATGATGGTGATCGCGGTCGTGCAGATGCTGCTCACCGACCTCGCGCTCGCCGCGGTCGGCCTGCTCGTCTTCCCGCTCGTCATCGGCGTCAACGTCGTCTACCAGCGCCTCGCCCAGGGCTGGGCGACCCGCGCCCAGGAGCTGCGCGCCGAGCTCTCCGAGATCGCCCACGAGTCCTTCGACGGCGCGCTCGTCGTCAAGACCCTCGGCCGCGAGCCGGAGGAGACGCAGCGGTTCCGGGCCAAGGCCGAGGAGCTGCGCGAGGCCAACATCAAGGTCGGCCGCATCCGCGCGGCGTTCGACCCGACCCTCGCCGCGCTGCCGAACCTCGCGGTCCTGGTCGTCCTCGTGATGGGCGTGCACCGCGTCGTGTCGGGCTCGACGGTCGCCGGCGACGTCGTCACGATCGCCTACCTGCTCACGGTCGTCGCGTTCCCGATCCGCTCGATCGGGTGGCTGCTGGGCGACTTCCCGCGCAGCGTCGTCGGCTACCGCAGGGTCGCCGCGGTCGTCGCGGCCACCGGCGCCATGGAGTACGGCGACCGCGAGGTGCCCCAGCACGACGGTGGCGCGCGGCTCGAGGTCGACGGCGCCGCCTTCGGCTACACCGCCGACCGGCCGCTGCTGCGCGAGGTCACCTTCGAGGTCGAGCCCGGCCGCACGGTCGCCCTCGTGGGGGCCACCGCGTCCGGCAAGAGCACCCTCACCGGGCTGCTGGCGCGCCTCGTCGACGTCGACGCCGGTGCGATCCGGGTCGACGGGACCGACCTGCGCGAGCTGCGCCGCGGCGGGCTGGCGGACGTGCTGGCCGTCGTGCCGCAGAGCGCGTTCCTCTTCGACGACACGGTCCGCGGCAACGTCACGCTCGGCCTCGACGTGCCCGACGACGAGGTGTGGGCCGCGCTGCGCACGGCCCAGGCCGACGGCTTCGTCGCCGCCCTGCCCGACGGCCTCGACACCCGGCTGGGGGAGCGCGGCACGTCGCTGTCAGGCGGCCAGCGACAGCGGCTCTCCCTGGCCCGCGCGCTCGTACGCCGACCGCGGCTCCTCGTCCTCGACGACGCCACGTCCGCGGTCGACCCCGAGGTCGAGGCCCGGATCCTCGCCGGCCTCGGCGAGACCGACACCACGCTGGTCGTCGTCGCCTACCGCAAGGCCACGATCGGCCTGGCCGACGAGGTGCTCTACCTCGTCGACGGCCGCATCGCCGACCGCGGACCCCACGAGGACCTGGTCGCCCGCAACGCCGACTACGCCCGCCTCGTCAACGCCTACGAGACCGAGCACGAGGAGGTGAGCGCGTGA
- a CDS encoding DUF4190 domain-containing protein produces the protein MSYNEPPNYGTPPPPPGGGYGYGGPVGGGDHPQGTTILILGILGLVCCGPVGIAAWVMGNKAIKEIDANPGAYTNRGTVNAGRICGMIATILMIVGIIAYIILFAVAGTVSFSTS, from the coding sequence GTGAGCTACAACGAGCCGCCGAACTACGGCACCCCGCCCCCGCCGCCCGGTGGGGGCTACGGATACGGCGGCCCCGTCGGTGGTGGCGACCACCCGCAGGGCACGACCATCCTGATCCTCGGCATCCTCGGCCTCGTCTGCTGCGGCCCCGTCGGAATCGCGGCGTGGGTCATGGGCAACAAGGCGATCAAGGAGATCGACGCGAACCCGGGCGCCTACACCAACCGGGGCACCGTCAACGCGGGCCGGATCTGCGGCATGATCGCCACGATCTTGATGATCGTCGGGATCATCGCCTACATCATCCTCTTCGCCGTGGCCGGAACGGTCAGCTTCAGCACGAGCTGA